The Rathayibacter caricis DSM 15933 genomic sequence AGGCACGCTGGCCGTCTACGGGCTCGGCCCGGTCGGTCAGTTCGCCGCCCGCATCGGCGTGCACAAGGGCTTCCGGGTGCTCGCGATCGACCCGGTCGCCGAGCGCCGCGCCATGGCGGCGCGTCACGGCGTCGAGGTGTTCGATCTCACGGACGACGTGGTCGCCGAGCTGCGCGACCTGACCGAGGGGCGCGGCCCCGACTCCGTCGTGGACGCGGTCGGCATGGAGGCGCACGGCTCACCCGTCGGGTCGCTCGCGCAGTCGATGGCCGGGCTGCTGCCCGATCCGCTCGCGCGGAAGGCGATGGACACGGTCGGAGTGGACCGGCTCGCCGCGATCCAGGGCGGACTCGAGCTGGTGCGCCGCGGCGGGACCGTGTCGCTGAGCGGCGTGTACGGCGGCGAGGCGGACCCGCTGCCGTTGAAGTCGATGTTCGACAAGCAGGTCACGCTCAAGATGGGCCAGTGCAACGTGAAGCGCTGGATCGACGAGCTGCTGCCGCTCGTCGAGGACCCGAGCGATCCGCTGGGCGTCATGGACCTCGTCACGCACCACGCGCCGCTCGAGGATGCACCGGGCCTCTACGAGACGTTCCAGAAGAAGGAGGACGGCTGCATCAAGGTCGTCCTGCAGCCGTAGGGCTCCCCTTCCGCGATCAGAACGTCGGCCAGGAGTAGGGCTCAGCCACCATCGTGGCTGACAAGCACTCCTGGCCGACGTTCTGCTCGGCCACGGCTCCGAGGCTGGTTAACGCACGAAGGCGGCGCCCCCGCGAGGGGAGCGCCGCCGACGTGAGTGACTGCCTACTTGAAGACGTCCTTGACGTCCTCGCCGACCTTCTTGGTCGAGGCGGCAGCCTGGTCCTTCTGGCCTTCGGCCTTCAGGTCCTGGTCGTTCTTGTGGTCGCCGACGGCTTCCTTCGCCTTGCCGGCGATGTCCTGAGCGGCGTTCTTGATCTTGTCATCGAGCCCCATAGGTGGTGCCTCCTTCACTGATCGTTGAGCACGACGTTAGGCATCGAAGCTCGCTACCACCTGAACAGGGGCAGGGGGTTGCGTCCCGGCCCGGGGAGGGCCAAGCTCCGCCCCTCAGGTCGCGGGAGTCGCCGTCTCGGACGCCGGAGTGTCCGACGGCGGATTCGTGGGCGTCTGGGTCGATCCGTCGTCGGCGCTGGTCGGCACCGCGCTGCCCGACTGGTTCGGCGTCTGCGCGTCGCCCGTGCAGCCTGCCAGCAGGCCGACCATCAGGGCGGAGGCGCCGAGCGCCCCGAGGATCCGTCGGGCGGTCACTTCTTGCTCACCGCGTCCTTGACCGCTCCGGTGACCTTCTCGACGATGTTCGGCTTGGGGTCGGTGCCGTAGAAGCGCGGGTCCGGCTGGGTGGCCGGCGGCATCGGGGCGCTGGTGGTCGGCCCGTCGTGGTAGCTGAACTCGCCCTTGCCGTCGGGGGTGGGGCCCGACGCCCAGGTGCCCTCCTTGGCGGCCTGCCCGTCCGAGAAGTTGAGGTATTGGTACGAGACCGAGCGCTCCTCGTTCGCGAGCGGGAAGTTCGAGGGCACCGGCAGGTCCTCCTTGCCCTCCGCGCGCAGCTCGGCGGCGGCCGCCATCCACTGGTTCTGGTGCATGGTGTCGCGGGCCAGGAGGAACGACATGAGGTCGCGCACGCCGTGGTCGTCGGTCATGTGGTACAGCCGCGCCACCTGGAGGCGGCCCTGCATCTCGGCGTTCGCGTTCGCGGTGAAGTCGGCGAGAAGGTTGCCGCTCGCGGTGATGTACGAGCCCTGCCAGGGGTTGCCCATGCTGTCGACGGGGCGGGCGCCGGCGCCGGCGACGATCGCGTGCTGGATGTCGGTGCCTCCGATGACCGCCGCGAGGACCGGGTCCTTCTTCATCGCATCCTCGGACTGCTCGATCGGAGCCTTCTCGAGCAGCTGGGCGATCATCACCGCGATCATCTCCACGTGGCCGAACTCCTCGGCACCGATGCCGAACAGCAGGTCGCGGTACTTGCCGGGCTCGTGCGAGTTCCACGCCTGGAAGCCGTACTGCATGGCGACGGAGATCTCTCCGTACTGCCCGCCGAGCACCTCCTGGAACCTCCTCGCGAAGACCGCGTCGGGCTTGGAGGGCGACGCCGTGAACTGCAATTCCTGCTTGTGGAAGAACATGCTGATGGATCCCTTTCCTCACAGATATGGGCGGGTGCGACCCCGTGTCCTCTCGACCGTAGGCAGCCCTGTTCGCGGGCCAGAAGGGGCTTGACTGCGGAGCGTTCCCGCCGCGGGACCGACGAGTTGAGAGCGCTTTCCCGGCGACTCCGCAGTGTGCTCCGAGGCGCTCGACGGCAGCCCCCCGTCGCACCCGATCCGGGCATCGCGGGGGCGCGATGGTAGACCTGTCCGCCGCCTCAGCGCTACGCCCTTCCCGCTTCCTGGGAGCGCTGCCCAGACTGGCCACTGCCGGCGCACCGATTCCCTCGGAGCGGCCCGTCGGCACGCACACCTATTCCCCCGACTCGATCCTGGAAGGGACTGACGATGTCCACCATCGATCCCGATTCACCTCCGTTCGGCAACGGCGCGGCCAACTACGGCGCGACCGAGGCGAGCTACGACACCACGACGACCACCGGGACCACCGGCACTTCCGGGACCTCCGGCAAGGTCGACACCGCGAAGGAGGCTGTCGGCACCGCGAAGGAGCAGGCCGGCTCCGTCGCCGGCGACGCCAAGCAGGCCGCCGGTGACGTGCTCTCCACCGGCAAGCAGGAGGCGGCGAACGTCGCCCACGAGGCCAAGGTGCAGGTCAAGGACCTCCTCGACCAGAGCCGCGGCCAGCTGACCGAGCAGGCGCACGCCCAGAAGGACAACGCCGCCAAGGGCGTCCGCGCCTTCAGCGACGACCTCACCTCGCTCGCCAAGGGCGAGGGCGGGAGCAACGCCGCCACGAACCTCGTCTCGCAGCTCGCCGATCGCGCCCAGGGCGTGGCGTCGTGGCTCGAGGACCGCGAGCCCGCCGAGCTGCTGGAGGACGTCAAGTCCTTCGCCCGCCGCCGTCCGGGTGCGTTCATCCTGATCGCCGCGGCCACCGGCCTCGTCGGCGGACGCCTCCTCCGCGCGCTCACCGCCGAGGCCAAGGACGAGAAGGAGGCCACCGCCTCCACCTCGGGCCCCGAGTACAGCGCCCCCGCCGCGTCCAGCGTCGACACCGCGTACGTCGACAGCCCCTTCGTCGACGACACCTACACGGGCACCACCGGCAGCAGCTCGCTCGAGCGCGACCACCTGCCTACCGAGCCGGTCGCCGACCCGCTGAGCACGCCGCCGACCTCGACGGGCTACGACACCTTCCCGGGCGACGGTACTTACCGCGATGGAGGGCGGCCATGACCGACTCCACCGGAGCGCATCGCGCCGGGTTCGGCGAGCCGACCCCAGACGAACGCGCCGCCACCACGTCGCTGGGCGAGCTGCTCGGCGAGGTGTCCCGCGACCTCTCCACGCTGATCCGCCAGGAGATGGCGCTCGCCAAGGCCGAGATCAAGGAGTCCGCCGGTAAGGCGGGCAAGGGTGCAGGACTGCTCGGAGGCGCCGGTTACGCCGCGCTGATGGCCGTGCTGTTCCTCTCGATCGCCCTCTGGTGGGGCCTGGGTCACCTGATCGACAACGGCTGGTCGGCCGTCGTCGTCGCCGTGATCTGGGGCGTCATCGCCGCGATCCTCTACTCCGTCGGGCGCAAGAGCCTCAAGCAGGTGGAGGGCGCACCCGAGACGGTCGACTCCCTCAAGAAGATTCCCGAATCACTCAAGCCGAACGGGGCAGGACGATGACGTACGACGCAGCACAGAACAAGACCGCGGACGAGATCCGCGCCGACATCGAGCGCACCCGCGGCGAGCTGGGCACGGATGTGGACGCGCTGGCCGAGAAGGTCAGCCCGCACGCCATCGCTCAGCGCCAGACCGACAAGGTCAAGAACGCCGTCGGCTCGGTCCGCGACCGGGTGATGGGCACCGTGCACGACGCGACCGACTCGGTCTCGGGCTCGGTCTCCGGAGCGGGCGACTCCGTCAAGGGCGCCGCCGGCTCGGTCAAGGGCAAGGCCGAGGGCAACCCGCTCGCGGTCGGCCTGATCGCGCTCGGCGCGGGCCTGCTCGTCGCCTCCCTCATCCCGGCGTCCAGCGCCGAGAAGCAGGCGGCGTCGAAGGTCAAGGACTCGGCCCAGCCGGTCGTCGACAAGGTCACCGACGCGGCGAAGGAGGCGGCGAGCGAGCTCCAGGAGCCCGCGCAGCAGGCCTTCGCGTCCGTCAAGGAGACCGCGACCGACGCCGCCGCGAACGTCAAGGACGCCGGCACGTCCGCGACCGAGGACGTCAAGGACTCGGCCCGCGAGGCCAAGCACGCGGTGCAGGAGAACGGACAGGCGTAGCCTCTCCCCTCACCTACGAGAAGGGCGGTGGATCCCCGGATCCGCCGCCCTTCTTCGTTCTCTCAGCCCCGCAGCGGAGCCGATCCCGCCTTCGTGGTCCGCTCGGCGAGTCCGGCGAGCAATTCCCGGAACGCGTCCTCGGCCGTCCGCGTCGGTTCCCACCCGAGCACCTCGCGCGCCCGCTCGGTCGACATCACCGGCACGTTCGTCGCGATGTCGATCCACCCCGCGTCCGTCCGCTGGATCCGCAGGTGCCACGTCGCGGTGACGAGCGAGCGGATCAGACCGGTCGGCGCCGGGATCCAGCGCGCGCCGACGAGGTCCGCGATCCGCTGCGGTGTGAGCACCGGCTCGGCCGCGATGTTGAACGCGCCGCCCGCCCGACGGTCGATCGCCCGCCAGAACGCGTCGGCGACGTCGTCCGCGTGCACCGCCTGGAAGATCATCGTGCTCGGCAGCGGCAGCACCGGCGGCCGGATCCCTCCGAGCCACCGCGTCGGGTAGCGCGGCCCCGCGAAGAGCCCCGCGATCTCGGTCGCCGCCGCCTTCTGGAACACCAGCCCGGGCCGCAGCCGCGTGACGACGATCTCCGGATACGCCGCCTCGAACACGTCGAGCGCCCGCTCGTTCGCCGCCTTGTGCACGCTGTAGGTCGAGGTGTGCAGCCCGCCCGTGGGCCAGCTCTCGTCGACCCGCTGCGACTTCGGAGCCGCGCTGTAGGCGCCGACGGAGGAGGCCACCGCCACCTGCCCGACCCCGCTCGCGGCCGCCGCCTCGAGCACCTTCGCCGTGCCTCCGACTTCGACGAGGCGCTGGAACGCCGGATCGTGGCTGGGCTGGAGCGCCCACGCCAGGTGCACGACCGCGTCGACGCCCGCGAAGGCCTCGCGCAGGAGCCGCTGCGCCGCACTCGAGGCGACGTCGATCTCCTTCCACGTCACTCCCCGGTACTCGGAGGAGTCGGGGCGGGGCGCCCGGCGCGCGATGCCGACGACCTCGACCGACTCCTCCCGCTCGAGCCGCCGCAGCAGCGCCGTCCCCAGATTGCCCGTCGCTCCGACGATCGCGATCCGCATGTCGATGTCCTCCCCCGGCCGGCAGGCGCCGCCGTGGTTCGAGGCTAGGCAGTGGTGTTGGGATGCCGCGGCGGCTTGACAGGTCGCTGCGACCATTGGTGACCTCGGCGGTGTGCGACAGAGCCGCTCCTCTCACTACGCCGTCAGGCGCATCCCTCCCGAGCGACCGCGCTGCCGGAATCAGGGCCTGAAAGGCGGGAGCCCGGCCCATCGAAGACGATGGGCCGGGCTCGAGGTGCCTGCTGTTGCAGGGAGAGTCAGCAGGCCGGTGCTGTGACGTAGTCGACGTAGTGGTTGTTGCCTGCGTCGATGTAGCCGATCGC encodes the following:
- a CDS encoding DUF3618 domain-containing protein, translating into MTYDAAQNKTADEIRADIERTRGELGTDVDALAEKVSPHAIAQRQTDKVKNAVGSVRDRVMGTVHDATDSVSGSVSGAGDSVKGAAGSVKGKAEGNPLAVGLIALGAGLLVASLIPASSAEKQAASKVKDSAQPVVDKVTDAAKEAASELQEPAQQAFASVKETATDAAANVKDAGTSATEDVKDSAREAKHAVQENGQA
- a CDS encoding zinc-dependent alcohol dehydrogenase produces the protein MRALTWQGVEKVSVETVPDPRIQQPTDAIVRITSTAICGSDLHLYRLLGPYLDKGDILGHEPMGVVEEVGAGVTSLSVGDRVVVPFNIACGECFMCRRGLQSQCETTQVTEYQSGAALFGYTKMYGQVPGGQAEFLRVPLADYNTVKVGTDLPDDRYLFLSDIVPTAWQGVDYAQVPEGGTLAVYGLGPVGQFAARIGVHKGFRVLAIDPVAERRAMAARHGVEVFDLTDDVVAELRDLTEGRGPDSVVDAVGMEAHGSPVGSLAQSMAGLLPDPLARKAMDTVGVDRLAAIQGGLELVRRGGTVSLSGVYGGEADPLPLKSMFDKQVTLKMGQCNVKRWIDELLPLVEDPSDPLGVMDLVTHHAPLEDAPGLYETFQKKEDGCIKVVLQP
- a CDS encoding NAD-dependent epimerase/dehydratase family protein, producing the protein MRIAIVGATGNLGTALLRRLEREESVEVVGIARRAPRPDSSEYRGVTWKEIDVASSAAQRLLREAFAGVDAVVHLAWALQPSHDPAFQRLVEVGGTAKVLEAAAASGVGQVAVASSVGAYSAAPKSQRVDESWPTGGLHTSTYSVHKAANERALDVFEAAYPEIVVTRLRPGLVFQKAAATEIAGLFAGPRYPTRWLGGIRPPVLPLPSTMIFQAVHADDVADAFWRAIDRRAGGAFNIAAEPVLTPQRIADLVGARWIPAPTGLIRSLVTATWHLRIQRTDAGWIDIATNVPVMSTERAREVLGWEPTRTAEDAFRELLAGLAERTTKAGSAPLRG
- a CDS encoding CsbD family protein, whose amino-acid sequence is MGLDDKIKNAAQDIAGKAKEAVGDHKNDQDLKAEGQKDQAAASTKKVGEDVKDVFK
- a CDS encoding manganese catalase family protein, with translation MFFHKQELQFTASPSKPDAVFARRFQEVLGGQYGEISVAMQYGFQAWNSHEPGKYRDLLFGIGAEEFGHVEMIAVMIAQLLEKAPIEQSEDAMKKDPVLAAVIGGTDIQHAIVAGAGARPVDSMGNPWQGSYITASGNLLADFTANANAEMQGRLQVARLYHMTDDHGVRDLMSFLLARDTMHQNQWMAAAAELRAEGKEDLPVPSNFPLANEERSVSYQYLNFSDGQAAKEGTWASGPTPDGKGEFSYHDGPTTSAPMPPATQPDPRFYGTDPKPNIVEKVTGAVKDAVSKK
- a CDS encoding phage holin family protein yields the protein MTDSTGAHRAGFGEPTPDERAATTSLGELLGEVSRDLSTLIRQEMALAKAEIKESAGKAGKGAGLLGGAGYAALMAVLFLSIALWWGLGHLIDNGWSAVVVAVIWGVIAAILYSVGRKSLKQVEGAPETVDSLKKIPESLKPNGAGR